From one Odontesthes bonariensis isolate fOdoBon6 chromosome 14, fOdoBon6.hap1, whole genome shotgun sequence genomic stretch:
- the gk5 gene encoding glycerol kinase 5: MGSRRNGFKRESFILSVDVGTTSIRCHVYDKEAKIRGSCTNKIVLVYPEVGHVEMDPDVLWKGFIAVVKGAVQDAGVQMSQIEALGISTQRATFTTWDRKTGVPFHNFITWQDQRATDLVKSWNTSCTMKAVHGVMKMVYFLTRQKRFLAASLIVFSTQHVTFRLVWALAHYKQICQAIDEGNCCFGTIDTWLLFKLTKGHIHATDCSNASSTGIFDSYQMCWSGLLCSLVSLPPSIFPKVQSTGHDFGSTDPSIFGVSIPIMSVMADQQAAMFGECCFDVGDVKITMGTGTFMDINCGSKPHTSVAGLYPLVGWKIGSELMYLAEGNAADTGTAIKWAHELELFSDVRETSALAYSVSDSDGVCFVPSFSGLQAPLNDPKACASFMGLKPSTTKSHLVRSILESVAFRNKQLYETMLRETCIPIKKIRVDGGVSSNDFIMQLTADLFGRKVVRPQHQEMSCLGAAFVAGLGVGFWKTREELKKLQSTDKEFLPRGAATEGAVSPSREYIPVLQSWERALRRSMNWYKP; encoded by the exons ATGGGCAGTCGGAGGAACGGTTTTAAAAGGGAAAGTTTTATTCTCTCGGTGGATGTTGGAACAACGTCAATCAGATGCCATGTGTATGACAAGGAGGCAAAAATCAGAGGATCATGCACAAACAAG ATTGTCCTTGTATATCCAGAGGTGGGACATGTGGAAATGGACCCAGATGTACTATGGAAAGGCTTTATTGCTGTGGTCAAGGGAGCTGTGCAAG ATGCAGGAGTACAAATGTCCCAGATAGAGGCCCTTGGCATCTCCACTCAACGAGCAACCTTCACAACTTGGGACCg GAAAACTGGAGTTCCTTTCCATAACTTCATCACCTGGCAGGATCAACGGGCTACAGACCTGGTGAAGTCCTGGAACACATCCTGTACCATGAAA GCAGTCCATGGTGTGATGAAGATGGTGTATTTCCTGACCCGGCAGAAACGTTTCCTTGCAGCAAGTCTCATTGTTTTTTCCACTCAACATGTCACCTTTCGCCTCGTCTGGGCACTGGCACATTACAAACAG ATTTGTCAAGCTATCGATGAGGGAAACTGCTGCTTTGGAACAATAGACACCTGGCTCCTTTTCAAACTCACGAAAG GTCACATCCATGCAACAGATTGCTCTAATGCAAGTTCAACTGGAATTTTTGATTCCTATCAG ATGTGTTGGAGTGGGCTTCTCTGCTCTCTTGTGTCTTTGCCTCCCTCTATTTTCCCGAAAGTCCAAAGCACAGG ACATGACTTCGGCTCCACTGACCCATCAATCTTCGGAGTGTCCATTCCCATAATGTCAGTG ATGGCGGACCAGCAGGCAGCCATGTTTGGAGAGTGCTGCTTTGATGTTGGTGATGTAAAGATCACCATGGGAACAGGCACCTTCATGGACATCAACTGTGGGAGCAAACCACATACGTCTGTAGCAG GTCTGTATCCTCTTGTTGGATGGAAGATCGGCTCAGAGTTGATGTATCTGGCGGAGGGAAATGCAGCAGACACAGGCACTGCCATCAAGTGGGCGCATGAGCTTG AGCTCTTCTCTGACGTCCGAGAGACCAGTGCTCTGGCTTACAGTGTCAGCGACTCAGATGGAGTGTGCTTCGTCCCTTCCTTCAGTGGCCTGCAG GCTCCTCTGAATGATCCTAAAGCATGTGCTTCCTTCATGGGCCTCAAACCTTCGACCACCAAAAGCCATCTGGTCCGCTCCATTCTTGAGTCTGTCGCCTTCAG AAACAAGCAGCTATACGAGACGATGCTAAGAGAGACTTGCATTCCCATCAAAAAGATCAG GGTGGATGGCGGCGTTTCCTCCAATGACTTCATCATGCAGCTGACCGCAGATCTGTTTGGTAGAAAAGTAGTCAGACCCCAACACCAGGAGATGTCTTGCCTGGGGGCCGCTTTTGTTGCTGGGCTTGGAGTGG GCTTCTGGAAAACCCGTGAAGAGCTGAAAAAGCTGCAGAGTACAGACAAGGAGTTCCTGCCCCGAGGAGCAGCTACCGAGGGTGCAGTCAGCCCAAGTCGGGAGTACATCCCTGTCCTCCAGAGCTGGGAGAGAGCCCTGCGGCGCTCTATGAACTGGTACAAGCCCTGA
- the atp1b3a gene encoding sodium/potassium-transporting ATPase subunit beta-3a — MASTEDKPATKENASSWRDSFYNPRTGEVLGRTASSWALILLFYLVFYCFLAGMFALTMWVMLLTLDDYVPKYRDRVPNPGLVIRPNTLDIVFNKSDPQKYSQYVNHLETFLQRYNDTEQEKNKDCIAGDYYLQDDSEDMNKKACRFKRASLSFCSGLSDTNFGYHEGKPCVLLKMNRIIGLKPHGDPYINCTVKKDNPVQMHYFPSEGRIDKMYFPYYGKKAHENYVQPLVAVKLLLTKEDYNKELSVECRVEGSDLRNNDERDKFLGRVTFRVKVLE, encoded by the exons ATGGCGAGCACCGAGGATAAACCAGCCACCAAGGAGAATGCGTCCAGCTGGAGGGACTCCTTCTACAACCCGAGGACTGGGGAGGTGCTGGGTCGCACGGCCAGCAGCTGGG CCCTCATCCTGCTCTTCTACTTGGTTTTCTACTGCTTCTTGGCTGGTATGTTCGCCCTGACCATGTGGGTGATGCTGCTCACTCTGGATGACTATGTGCCGAAGTACAGAGACCGCGTTCCCAATCCAG GGCTGGTGATTCGCCCTAATACACTGGACATCGTATTCAACAAATCGGACCCTCAAAAGTATTCGCAGTATGTCAATCACCTGGAGACCTTTCTTCAAA GATATAATGACACTGAGCAGGAGAAGAACAAGGACTGCATTGCAGGAGACTATTATTTGCAGGACGATAGCGAGGACATGAACAAGAAAGCTTGTCGCTTCAAGAGGGCTTCGCTGAGCTTCTGCTCTGGCCTCTCTGACACCAACTTTGGATATCATGAAGGAAAACCCTGTGTGCTTCTGAAAATGAACAGG ATCATAGGGCTGAAGCCACACGGAGATCCATATATCAACTGcacagtaaaa AAAGACAACCCGGTCCAAATGCACTATTTCCCCAGTGAGGGGCGCATTGATAAAATGTATTTCCCCTACTATGGCAAGAAAGCTCAC GAGAATTACGTGCAGCCCCTGGTGGCTGTGAAGCTGCTGCTCACCAAGGAGGACTACAACAAGGAGCTGTCCGTGGAGTGCCGGGTGGAGGGCTCCGACCTCCGCAACAACGACGAGAGGGACAAGTTCCTGGGCCGCGTCACCTTCAGGGTCAAGGTTCTGGAGTAG